In Flavobacterium gelatinilyticum, a genomic segment contains:
- a CDS encoding helix-turn-helix domain-containing protein — MSTYTKPNHIGRKISRIRELRDMKQEALAQALGISQQTVSAIENSEDVDDEKLIDIAKALGVNVDALKNFSEEAAINYFNNFYDNSGSNGAFAHGPVFTFNPLDKLIEAYEENKKLYERLVQAEKEKVEFLEKILKDK, encoded by the coding sequence ATGAGCACATATACAAAACCAAACCATATAGGGCGCAAAATCAGCCGAATTCGTGAACTTAGAGATATGAAGCAGGAAGCTTTGGCTCAGGCTTTAGGAATAAGTCAGCAAACAGTTTCGGCTATAGAAAATAGTGAGGATGTTGATGATGAAAAGCTTATTGATATTGCAAAAGCTTTAGGTGTAAATGTTGATGCTCTTAAAAACTTTTCGGAAGAAGCTGCAATTAATTATTTTAATAATTTCTACGATAATAGTGGTAGTAATGGTGCATTTGCGCATGGACCAGTATTCACTTTTAATCCTTTAGATAAATTAATTGAAGCTTACGAAGAAAACAAAAAGCTTTACGAACGTTTAGTTCAGGCAGAAAAAGAAAAAGTGGAATTTTTAGAGAAAATATTGAAGGATAAATAA
- a CDS encoding energy transducer TonB has translation MKFKLLLFSAFTFVIFSCKNETKENVSKQKPLEQQTKNVVNDSVKSDSFTLSLKSKNPDLDKKLLSDFFTKNDKKPQFFTINNAKDTTIVCAEKTKITIRANSFALAKSGKEVSGKITIAVKEYYSVSDIILGRLSTTSNGKLLETGGMLHITATSDNEKCDLGNGKAIEIEFPRKKEKTGMQLFTGNWKNDQINWNVDQESVDLNQTFTKVDQKPEYPGGFQKMYKFIGKNYRTQEDGKSGRIYASFTIDKEGNVTNVKITKGLSKEADDEFVRVIKMLPKFTPGKINGLAVNTTYSLPITIQSPEEDGRSSSRFASSSGSSRSVTTYNPRAANYTENAIQEASAAEISSYFFSSSKLGYINCDRFLSFPDDKIIDYAINLNDETDACIYVLFHRYKSIIRGNLTEKNVVFKNIASNEKITIVAVKYFDNKPFLAVKETITGRNPENDLAFQPVTLEGIKEEMKKLNHRLN, from the coding sequence ATGAAATTTAAACTTCTGCTATTTTCCGCATTTACTTTTGTGATTTTTTCATGCAAAAATGAAACTAAAGAAAACGTTTCTAAACAAAAACCTCTGGAACAACAGACTAAAAATGTTGTTAATGACAGTGTAAAAAGTGATTCTTTTACATTGAGTTTGAAAAGTAAAAATCCGGATTTGGATAAAAAATTATTATCGGATTTCTTTACTAAAAACGATAAAAAACCGCAGTTTTTCACAATCAATAATGCAAAAGACACAACGATTGTCTGTGCCGAAAAAACTAAAATTACCATTAGGGCAAACAGCTTTGCTTTGGCAAAAAGCGGAAAAGAGGTTTCGGGAAAAATTACAATTGCTGTTAAGGAATATTATTCGGTTTCGGATATTATTTTAGGCCGACTTTCGACGACTTCAAACGGAAAATTGCTGGAAACGGGCGGTATGCTTCACATAACCGCAACGTCAGATAACGAAAAATGCGATTTGGGGAACGGAAAAGCTATAGAAATTGAATTTCCCAGGAAAAAAGAAAAAACAGGAATGCAGCTTTTTACCGGTAACTGGAAAAATGATCAGATAAACTGGAATGTCGATCAGGAATCTGTTGATTTAAACCAGACTTTTACTAAAGTTGATCAAAAGCCTGAATATCCGGGAGGTTTTCAAAAAATGTATAAGTTTATCGGTAAAAATTACAGAACTCAGGAAGATGGCAAATCGGGCAGAATTTACGCCTCGTTTACAATTGATAAAGAGGGAAATGTTACGAATGTCAAGATCACAAAAGGGTTGAGTAAAGAAGCCGATGACGAATTTGTAAGGGTGATTAAAATGCTTCCAAAATTTACTCCGGGCAAAATAAACGGTCTGGCTGTAAATACGACTTACAGCCTTCCTATTACGATACAGAGCCCAGAAGAAGATGGTCGTTCTTCATCAAGATTTGCAAGTTCATCAGGATCTTCAAGATCTGTAACTACTTATAATCCTCGTGCTGCCAATTATACAGAGAATGCAATTCAGGAAGCAAGTGCTGCAGAAATTAGTTCTTATTTCTTCAGCTCATCAAAATTAGGGTATATTAACTGCGATCGATTTTTAAGTTTCCCTGACGATAAAATAATCGATTATGCTATTAATCTTAATGATGAAACTGATGCTTGTATTTATGTTCTCTTTCATCGTTATAAATCTATAATTAGAGGAAATCTAACTGAGAAAAATGTGGTATTTAAAAATATTGCTTCAAATGAAAAAATTACTATTGTTGCTGTTAAATATTTCGACAACAAACCTTTTTTAGCGGTCAAGGAAACAATTACGGGAAGAAATCCCGAAAATGATCTGGCGTTTCAGCCCGTTACTCTGGAAGGAATAAAAGAAGAAATGAAAAAGCTAAACCACCGACTTAATTAA